Proteins encoded by one window of Porphyrobacter sp. YT40:
- a CDS encoding Do family serine endopeptidase, whose product MPSRILPKDKDQEDVNNVRYVYGLSSALLVGGATLSLITGSPLGAQVAQNDGAVMDQVVPVAGAPASFADLTAQLQPAVVNIATRQRVEVANNPFAGTPFAELFNRRGGGGGGGEPQTREAQSLGSGFIISADGYVVTNNHVINPPDSRATLESITITTTDGTEYEAELIGADAASDLAVLKIKANKTFPFVRFGDSSAARPGDWVVAIGNPFGLNGTVTSGIISAVYRNTGQGGAYDRYIQTDASINRGNSGGPLFDMRGNVIGINNAIFSPSGGSVGIGFAIPAEIAAPIVEKLRSGEEIQRGYMGVRLQPIDEDFAASLGLPKRRGELAQTVEDGSPAARAGIRSGDVLTKVNGKDVTADQTVSFLVANLQPGTTIPVEVLRDGKRVNINVTLGKRPTEAELLQQNQTFDPEAEEPMAPGTSDSTIEQKLGMQVMPMNAGVARSLGVAADLQGVVIAAVDPNGDAARKGLRRGDIILSANYQATPTVEALLAQVNAATAEKRDAILLRIQRRTTPPAFVAVRLR is encoded by the coding sequence ATGCCGTCGCGCATTCTGCCAAAGGACAAGGACCAAGAGGACGTGAACAACGTGCGCTATGTATACGGACTGTCGAGCGCGCTGCTGGTGGGCGGCGCTACCCTTTCGCTGATCACCGGCTCGCCGCTGGGCGCGCAGGTGGCGCAGAACGACGGGGCGGTGATGGACCAGGTGGTGCCGGTTGCGGGCGCGCCGGCCAGCTTTGCCGATCTTACCGCGCAGTTGCAGCCCGCAGTGGTCAACATCGCCACCCGCCAGCGGGTCGAGGTCGCCAACAACCCCTTCGCCGGCACGCCCTTTGCCGAACTGTTCAACCGGCGCGGCGGCGGCGGCGGCGGCGGCGAGCCCCAGACGCGCGAGGCGCAGTCGCTGGGTTCGGGCTTCATCATTTCGGCTGACGGCTATGTCGTCACCAACAATCACGTGATCAATCCGCCCGACAGCCGTGCCACGCTGGAATCGATCACCATCACCACGACGGACGGCACCGAATACGAAGCCGAACTGATCGGCGCGGATGCGGCATCCGACCTCGCGGTGCTCAAGATCAAGGCGAACAAGACCTTCCCCTTCGTGCGCTTCGGCGATTCGAGCGCGGCGCGTCCGGGTGACTGGGTGGTCGCAATCGGCAATCCCTTCGGCCTCAACGGCACGGTCACCAGCGGGATCATCTCGGCGGTCTACCGCAACACCGGCCAGGGCGGCGCCTATGACCGCTACATCCAGACCGATGCCAGCATCAACCGCGGCAATTCGGGCGGCCCGCTGTTCGACATGCGCGGCAACGTGATCGGCATCAACAACGCGATCTTCTCGCCCTCGGGCGGCAGCGTCGGGATCGGCTTTGCCATCCCCGCCGAAATCGCCGCGCCGATCGTCGAGAAGCTGCGTTCGGGCGAGGAAATCCAGCGCGGCTACATGGGCGTGCGGCTCCAGCCGATCGACGAGGATTTCGCCGCTTCGCTGGGCCTGCCCAAGCGCCGCGGCGAGCTGGCGCAGACGGTCGAGGACGGCAGCCCCGCCGCCCGCGCCGGGATCCGTTCGGGCGACGTGCTGACCAAGGTCAACGGCAAGGACGTGACCGCCGATCAGACCGTCAGCTTCCTCGTCGCCAACCTCCAGCCGGGCACCACCATCCCGGTCGAAGTGCTGCGCGACGGCAAGCGGGTGAACATCAATGTCACGCTCGGCAAGCGCCCGACCGAAGCGGAACTGCTCCAGCAGAACCAGACCTTCGACCCCGAGGCCGAAGAGCCGATGGCGCCGGGCACGTCGGACAGCACGATCGAGCAGAAGCTCGGGATGCAGGTGATGCCGATGAATGCCGGTGTGGCCCGCTCGCTCGGCGTCGCAGCCGATTTGCAGGGCGTGGTGATCGCCGCGGTCGATCCCAATGGCGATGCCGCGCGCAAGGGCCTGCGCCGGGGCGACATCATCCTGTCGGCCAATTATCAGGCAACCCCGACGGTCGAGGCGCTGCTGGCGCAGGTCAACGCCGCCACCGCCGAGAAGCGCGACGCGATCCTGCTGCGCATCCAGCGCCGCACCACCCCGCCCGCCTTCGTCGCGGTGCGCCTCCGGTAA